From one Sparus aurata chromosome 16, fSpaAur1.1, whole genome shotgun sequence genomic stretch:
- the ezra gene encoding ezrin a, with amino-acid sequence MPKTVNVRVTTMDAELEFSFHPNTTGKQLFDQVTRTIGLRETWYFGLQFIDAKGFITWLNAEKKVMSQDMKRETPLLFKLRAKFYPEDVGEELIQDVTRRLFFLQVKEDILTEEIYCPPESAVLLASYAVQAKYGEYKRTVNEAGYLSSERLLPKRVLEQHKLSKEQWEERIQVWHEEHGAMLKEEAMLEYLKIAQDLEMYGVNYFEIKNKKTTDLWLGVDALGLNIYEKNDRLTPKIGFPWSEIRNVSFNDKKFIIKPIDRKVTDFVILAPRLRVNKRILQLCIGNHELYMRRRKPDSIEVQQMKAQAREERLQKKMERDQLESEKKRREAIEREKENMEREKQELMMKLYQFEETTKRAERELQEQLDRAMRLEEERRRVEQEAARLEAERMEAIIAKEELARQAEDQIKSQEQLAAELAEYSSKIAVLEEAKREKEEEAESWHNKAREVEENLLKTKEELHIVMTSTTSAPAPPPAPASSSSSSSSSDSESDHEQSEHSEENSTYSAELQTQGINDHRQEEERLTEAEKNERLQKKLMALSSELAEARDEEKKTHNDLLHAENIRAGRDKYKTLRQIRMGNTKQRIDEFESL; translated from the exons gtTACCAGGACGATCGGCCTGCGTGAGACTTGGTACTTTGGGCTGCAGTTCATCGACGCCAAAGGATTCATCACGTGGCTGAACGCCGAGAAGAAG GTGATGTCCCAGGACATGAAGAGGGAGACTCCCCTGCTGTTCAAGCTGAGGGCCAAGTTCTACCCCGAGGACGTGGGCGAGGAGCTGATCCAGGACGTCACCCGGAGGCttttcttcctgcaggtgaAGGAGGACATTCTGACAGAGGAGATCTACTGCCCTCCAGAGTCTGCCGTCCTGCTGGCCTCTTACGCCGTCCAGGCCAAGTACGGAGAGTACAAACGGACGGTGAACGAGGCGGGTTACCTGTCCTCCGAGCGCCTGCTGCCCAAGAG GGTGCTGGAACAACACAAGCTGTCCAAGGagcagtgggaggagaggaTCCAGGTTTGGCATGAGGAGCACGGAGCCATGCTGAA GGAGGAGGCCATGCTCGAGTACCTGAAGATTGCTCAGGATCTGGAAATGTACGGCGTCAACTACTTCGAGATCAAGAACAAGAAGACCACAGACTTGTGGCTGGGAGTCGACGCTCTGGGGCTGAACATCTACGAGAAGAACGACAG GCTGACTCCAAAGATCGGATTCCCCTGGAGTGAAATCAGAAACGTGTCTTTCAACGACAAGAAATTCATCATCAAGCCCATAGACAGGAAAGTTACT GATTTCGTTATCCTCGCTCCACGACTACGAGTCAACAAGCGCATCCTGCAGCTGTGCATTGGAAACCACGAGCTGTACATGCGCCGCCGCAAGCCCGACAGCATCGAGGTCCAGCAGATGAAGGCTCAGgccagagaggagaggctgcagaagaagatggagag GGATCAGCTGGAGagtgagaagaagaggagagaggccatcgagagagagaaggagaacatggagagagagaagcaggagcTGATGATGAAGCTCTACCAGTTCGAAGAGACAAccaagagagcagagagag AGCTTCAGGAGCAGCTGGACAGGGCCatgaggctggaggaggagaggaggagggtggagcaggAGGCGGCCCGGCTGGAGGCTGAGAGGATGGAGGCCATAATAGCCAAGGAGGAGCTGGCCAGGCAAGCTGAGGACCAGATAAAGAGCCAGGAGCAGCTG GCTGCAGAGTTGGCCGAGTACAGCAGCAAGATCGCTGTCCTGGAGGAGGccaagagagagaaggaggaagaggctgAGTCATGGCACAACAAG GCTAGGGAAGTGGAGGAGAATCTGCTGAAGACAAAGGAGGAGCTGCACATTGTGATGACCTCCACCACCTCCGCTCCTGCGCCTCCTCCcgctcctgcctcctcctcctcctcctcttcctcctctgacagCGAGAGCGACCACGAGCAGAGCGAGCACAGCGAGGAGAACAGCACCTACAGCGCCGAGCTGCAGACGCAGGGCATCAACGACCACCgccaggaggaggagcggcTCACCGAGGCCGAGAAGAACGAGCGCCTGCAGAAGAAGCTGATG GCCCTGAGCTCAGAGCTGGCAGAAGCCCGAGACGAAGAGAAGAAGACCCACAACGATCTGCTCCACGCCGAGAACATCCGAGCCGGCCGAGACAAGTACAAGACCCTCCGTCAGATCCGTATGGGCAACACCAAGCAGAGGATCGATGAGTTCGAGTCCTTGTAG